One genomic region from Candidatus Caldarchaeum subterraneum encodes:
- a CDS encoding glycyl-tRNA synthetase, with translation MGLEEIVKLGLERGFFFPSAEIYAGSPAGFWEYGHLGALLKRKFIDAWHRLMVRRDEMLLVDGSQILPKPVFVASGHLATFADPITRCKSCKSVYRIDRLLEEKLGIKVPERTPPEQIDEIIAEHGFRCPACGGELDKVSLFNMMFGVSLGASGDEGYLRPETCQNIFIDFPRVYKISRRKLPLALAQVGKSFRNEISPRQSLIRLREFTQAEIEVFFNPRTANEFAKAKTVADKELNMWVGERVEKITCERAVESGLVSSWLVAYYLWLVQDFYFRLGIGSDRLRFRRLGDDEKAFYAAEAWDLEVLTSTGWVELVACNNRTDYDLGGHQRVSGVDLRVTEDGESFLPHVFELSMGVDRSLLALLEHGYVQENGRSVLRLHPALAPYTIAVFPLLDRPELTQVAQQLYNKLQLDFDTFYDEKGSIGRRYRRQDEIGTPFCITVDYQTLEDNTVTVRDRDTMKQERVNIEVLKSYISDKLVI, from the coding sequence ATGGGCCTCGAGGAAATCGTTAAACTCGGTCTTGAGCGGGGGTTTTTCTTTCCGTCGGCGGAGATTTACGCCGGGTCTCCGGCGGGCTTCTGGGAATATGGGCACCTAGGAGCACTGCTCAAACGCAAGTTCATAGACGCGTGGCATCGCCTAATGGTGCGAAGAGATGAGATGCTTCTCGTCGATGGTTCGCAGATTCTTCCCAAACCCGTTTTCGTCGCATCTGGTCATCTAGCCACATTCGCAGACCCCATAACACGCTGTAAATCATGCAAGTCCGTTTATCGAATAGATAGGCTGCTGGAGGAGAAGCTGGGCATAAAGGTTCCGGAAAGGACTCCACCCGAGCAGATTGACGAGATTATTGCTGAGCATGGTTTCCGTTGCCCTGCATGCGGGGGAGAACTGGACAAAGTCTCCCTGTTCAACATGATGTTCGGTGTTTCTCTGGGGGCGTCGGGCGATGAGGGATATCTCAGGCCCGAGACGTGTCAAAACATCTTCATAGATTTTCCACGTGTTTACAAGATTTCGCGGAGAAAGCTGCCGCTCGCGCTCGCACAGGTGGGGAAAAGCTTCCGTAACGAGATATCACCTCGCCAATCACTTATCAGGCTCCGGGAGTTTACACAGGCAGAGATAGAGGTTTTCTTCAACCCACGCACAGCCAACGAATTTGCGAAGGCCAAGACAGTTGCTGACAAAGAGTTAAACATGTGGGTTGGAGAGAGGGTTGAAAAAATCACATGCGAAAGAGCTGTTGAGAGTGGTCTGGTTTCGAGTTGGCTCGTCGCATATTATCTCTGGCTTGTGCAGGACTTCTATTTCCGCTTAGGCATAGGCTCGGACAGGCTTAGGTTCAGGAGGCTCGGTGATGATGAGAAGGCTTTCTACGCCGCCGAGGCCTGGGATTTAGAGGTGCTTACCTCGACTGGGTGGGTGGAGCTTGTTGCATGTAACAACCGAACCGACTATGACCTCGGTGGGCATCAGAGGGTTAGCGGAGTCGACCTACGGGTAACGGAGGATGGGGAGAGCTTTCTGCCGCATGTTTTCGAGCTTTCGATGGGTGTTGACAGAAGCCTTCTCGCTCTTCTTGAGCACGGCTACGTCCAAGAAAATGGTAGGAGTGTTCTCCGTCTTCATCCAGCCCTCGCCCCATACACAATCGCGGTCTTCCCTCTGCTTGACAGGCCTGAGCTGACTCAGGTGGCCCAACAGCTCTACAACAAGCTGCAGCTGGATTTCGACACTTTCTATGACGAGAAGGGAAGCATAGGCAGAAGATACAGGAGACAGGATGAGATAGGCACACCCTTCTGCATAACAGTAGATTATCAAACCTTGGAGGATAACACGGTGACCGTGCGTGACCGAGACACCATGAAACAGGAGCGGGTGAACATCGAAGTGCTCAAGAGCTACATATCGGATAAGCTCGTGATATAG
- a CDS encoding NADH dehydrogenase I subunit A, translating to MEPDTSMADTLSLIIYIVVSALLPVLLIIGSKLLSPKKPARRKRLSFESGQVPFGWTESSFPVEYFPYAIIYIAYAVIALAVFLSVVAVIDNPGAALNVVVLLAVLSASSIYAAATLKNLPQRL from the coding sequence ATGGAGCCCGATACATCGATGGCGGACACTCTCTCACTCATCATATACATAGTTGTCTCGGCGCTGCTGCCCGTTCTACTAATCATAGGTTCCAAGCTCCTCTCACCCAAAAAACCAGCAAGACGTAAGCGACTTTCTTTCGAGAGTGGCCAGGTTCCATTTGGCTGGACAGAGTCATCGTTTCCCGTCGAATACTTTCCCTACGCTATTATCTACATAGCCTACGCGGTCATCGCCCTAGCTGTCTTCCTCTCCGTTGTAGCTGTCATCGACAACCCAGGCGCAGCTCTCAACGTAGTTGTTTTGCTAGCTGTTCTCAGCGCTTCATCGATATACGCAGCCGCAACCCTAAAGAATTTGCCGCAGAGGCTGTAG
- a CDS encoding NADH dehydrogenase I subunit H, giving the protein MVVALPPPLQELVRFLASESFVKAAVFPGATFVAVLGILSVWYERKLLARIMLRPGPLHVGKYGGWLQVIADAVKFLSKEFIIPARAKKKLFVTMPLTALFLSALLFAFLPFSEYWVIYRSEIGVLLVFVLIALTPIPLIIAGWAAGSKYSFVGMLRFAFQIFAYEVPLFIALAGVILAAKTFDIVEIVNAQYALPFIVTQFIGFLVFFIAAVSEAERIPFDLPTAEQELVEGWMVEYGGVGFLGIQLAMYTKLDALLFLTVNLYLGGWHGPAIPGVPETILHPFWVFVKFLILLTIVFMFRGVYTRITIRKILDLGWRYLIPLGFINLFLVSLTIYLPTFLA; this is encoded by the coding sequence ATGGTTGTAGCCTTACCTCCTCCTTTACAGGAGCTTGTCAGGTTTCTGGCGAGTGAGAGCTTCGTAAAGGCTGCTGTCTTCCCGGGAGCAACCTTCGTGGCGGTATTGGGCATATTGTCCGTATGGTATGAGAGAAAGCTTCTCGCACGCATTATGCTTCGCCCCGGGCCTCTTCACGTGGGCAAGTATGGTGGATGGCTGCAGGTAATCGCTGACGCAGTCAAGTTTCTCTCAAAAGAGTTCATCATCCCGGCACGGGCCAAGAAAAAACTGTTTGTCACCATGCCTCTCACAGCACTTTTCCTTTCAGCTCTCCTCTTCGCCTTCCTCCCTTTCAGTGAGTACTGGGTGATTTACAGAAGCGAGATAGGTGTCCTACTCGTCTTTGTGCTGATAGCTCTCACACCTATTCCATTGATTATAGCGGGATGGGCCGCGGGAAGCAAGTACAGCTTCGTCGGCATGCTGAGGTTCGCTTTCCAGATATTTGCATACGAAGTCCCCCTTTTCATAGCGTTGGCTGGTGTTATTCTCGCGGCAAAAACCTTCGACATAGTCGAGATTGTGAACGCACAGTATGCTCTACCGTTTATCGTCACACAGTTCATAGGATTTCTCGTCTTCTTTATAGCCGCGGTCAGTGAGGCGGAGCGGATACCGTTTGACCTTCCAACGGCGGAGCAGGAGCTTGTGGAGGGATGGATGGTTGAGTACGGGGGTGTAGGATTTCTCGGTATTCAGCTAGCCATGTACACTAAGCTTGACGCTCTCCTGTTCCTTACCGTCAACCTATACCTCGGCGGATGGCATGGCCCAGCTATACCAGGTGTACCAGAGACAATTCTCCACCCCTTCTGGGTCTTCGTGAAGTTCCTCATACTTTTGACAATCGTGTTCATGTTTAGAGGCGTCTACACCCGCATAACCATCAGAAAAATCCTCGACTTGGGCTGGAGATACCTCATACCTCTTGGCTTCATCAACCTCTTTCTCGTCAGCCTCACAATCTATCTGCCAACTTTCCTAGCCTAG